A part of Maridesulfovibrio hydrothermalis AM13 = DSM 14728 genomic DNA contains:
- a CDS encoding phage regulatory CII family protein: MANNELTKLLQDVVLKNDKPARDVANEISKPYPTLLREINPEDKGAKVGIEELIPIMRSTGSIRPLTRLANIMGYVLVPMDINPEDPDEANYMALDLMDGFGRYSKALKSALQADPSEDLVSTVEQEGFEAITAILTMVHYLRKRAEEEKAKNAPRLAQIS, encoded by the coding sequence ATGGCTAACAACGAACTTACTAAGCTTTTACAGGATGTTGTCCTCAAAAATGATAAACCTGCTCGTGACGTTGCAAACGAAATCAGCAAGCCCTACCCCACACTTCTTCGTGAAATCAACCCCGAAGACAAAGGGGCCAAGGTTGGTATTGAAGAACTGATCCCCATCATGAGATCCACCGGCAGCATTCGTCCTCTGACCAGACTTGCCAATATCATGGGTTACGTACTTGTACCTATGGATATCAACCCTGAAGATCCTGATGAAGCTAACTACATGGCTCTTGATCTCATGGACGGCTTCGGAAGATACTCCAAAGCTCTGAAAAGTGCTTTGCAGGCTGACCCTTCTGAAGATCTGGTAAGCACAGTTGAACAGGAAGGCTTTGAAGCTATCACTGCAATTCTTACCATGGTTCACTACCTGCGCAAGAGAGCTGAAGAAGAGAAAGCGAAAAACGCTCCCCGTCTTGCTCAGATCAGCTAG
- the dapF gene encoding diaminopimelate epimerase, with the protein MSKMFGKSIPFYKMQGCGNDFVIIDNRELGVPVEKMPQWAEKLCQRAFGIYADGLFFIENAPEGSDLDFVWQFYNSDGSRAEMCGNASRCAGRLAHALEIAGEQHTFGSDAGPIKVQVFPHLEEVKVQLTAPQGVAVNQTLEIDGEKYQYHFANTGVPHVVVQVADVEEVDIKKLGSAFRYHEAFAPAGTNVNFVQIDDNDSLIVRTYERGVEDETYACGTGVSAVQVTLNKLGLTDAAVRVKTSGSEILKVIIEDGNVFLQGGAELTFSGKVYLESLGIDF; encoded by the coding sequence ATGAGTAAAATGTTCGGAAAATCAATCCCTTTTTATAAGATGCAGGGCTGCGGCAATGACTTTGTAATCATTGATAACCGCGAACTTGGTGTGCCAGTAGAAAAAATGCCCCAGTGGGCTGAAAAACTTTGCCAGCGTGCTTTCGGAATTTATGCAGACGGGCTTTTCTTCATTGAAAATGCCCCCGAAGGATCAGATCTCGATTTCGTATGGCAATTCTACAATTCAGACGGCTCAAGGGCTGAGATGTGCGGCAATGCTTCACGCTGTGCCGGACGGCTTGCACACGCACTGGAAATTGCTGGCGAGCAGCACACTTTCGGATCTGATGCCGGCCCGATAAAAGTTCAGGTTTTCCCTCACCTTGAAGAGGTTAAAGTTCAGTTGACTGCTCCTCAGGGAGTTGCAGTTAACCAGACTCTTGAAATTGACGGTGAAAAATACCAGTACCATTTTGCCAACACCGGAGTACCTCACGTTGTGGTTCAGGTTGCCGATGTGGAAGAAGTGGACATCAAAAAACTCGGCAGTGCGTTCAGATACCATGAAGCATTTGCTCCTGCCGGAACCAATGTTAACTTCGTACAGATTGACGACAACGACAGCCTGATAGTGCGCACCTACGAAAGAGGTGTGGAAGACGAAACCTATGCCTGCGGAACTGGTGTAAGCGCAGTTCAGGTCACTTTGAATAAGCTAGGCCTTACCGATGCAGCTGTGCGGGTAAAAACCTCCGGCAGTGAAATTCTTAAAGTTATCATCGAAGACGGCAATGTATTCCTTCAGGGCGGAGCGGAACTGACTTTTTCCGGTAAAGTATATCTGGAATCCCTCGGAATTGATTTCTAA
- a CDS encoding queuosine precursor transporter: MNELLWIGFALMDLSLVLIVYRYFGKTGLFGLIVFNLILCNIQVLKTIELFGMTTTLGNILYASVFLSTDMLSEFYGKKEARKAVYLGFVILLMAVVYMQLALRFTPTVDDFAQPHLEAIFGFLPRIALGSLCAYLISQLHDVYVFHKLKEKMGERRLWLRNNASTLLSQLLDSSVFCFIALWGLFPFDVWLEILFTTYLFKVIVAVMDTPFLYLARKIHPRVSES, translated from the coding sequence ATGAATGAATTATTATGGATTGGCTTCGCCCTCATGGACCTCAGCCTTGTATTGATTGTCTACCGCTACTTCGGTAAAACAGGGTTGTTCGGGCTTATTGTTTTCAACCTGATCCTTTGTAATATTCAGGTACTCAAAACAATCGAACTTTTCGGAATGACAACGACACTCGGAAATATTTTATATGCCAGCGTATTCCTCTCAACGGATATGCTCAGCGAATTTTATGGCAAAAAAGAAGCCAGAAAAGCCGTTTATCTGGGCTTTGTAATTCTTTTGATGGCTGTTGTTTATATGCAGCTGGCACTGCGATTTACCCCGACAGTGGACGACTTTGCCCAGCCGCACCTTGAAGCCATCTTCGGGTTTTTGCCCCGCATTGCTCTGGGCAGTTTGTGTGCCTACCTGATTTCACAGCTCCATGATGTTTATGTATTTCATAAATTAAAAGAAAAAATGGGCGAAAGGCGTTTGTGGCTCAGAAACAATGCTTCAACCCTTTTGAGCCAGCTTCTTGATTCATCGGTTTTTTGCTTTATTGCCCTGTGGGGACTTTTTCCCTTTGATGTCTGGCTCGAAATTCTTTTTACAACCTACCTGTTCAAGGTTATTGTAGCGGTAATGGATACCCCCTTCCTGTATCTGGCGCGGAAAATTCATCCCCGGGTTTCAGAAAGTTAA
- a CDS encoding SPOR domain-containing protein produces the protein MAVPKGKKKSGSAQEKTYSFTFTVPEIIGLCAGGVAALCAFFILGILLGRGYQPEKDMPELAMMMPSQSTNKSGEVKGGVLKPEDLQYIDQLKIKPESAVAPQPKKPKATPPVKKKPAPAKKIQAPVEKTQPATQTVKAQKAPSDTEPEVEIEIDNPDEPDTPVYHYIYQAASFGSEIRAQEFSSKLVANGLDSYVQSGKGGSRTWYRVFVRHTGTPDSTSIMRKVLTKFGIKKPLLKSKKSAE, from the coding sequence ATGGCTGTCCCTAAAGGAAAGAAAAAATCCGGCTCCGCTCAGGAAAAGACATACTCTTTCACCTTCACTGTACCGGAAATAATCGGGCTGTGCGCCGGCGGCGTTGCAGCACTATGCGCTTTCTTTATTTTAGGAATTCTGCTTGGACGCGGTTATCAGCCTGAAAAGGATATGCCGGAACTGGCAATGATGATGCCCAGCCAGTCAACCAACAAGTCCGGTGAAGTTAAAGGCGGCGTGCTCAAGCCGGAGGACTTACAGTATATTGATCAGCTTAAAATCAAGCCTGAATCTGCTGTAGCACCTCAGCCGAAGAAGCCCAAAGCGACCCCGCCGGTGAAAAAGAAACCTGCTCCGGCTAAGAAAATTCAGGCCCCCGTGGAAAAAACGCAACCTGCCACTCAGACTGTGAAAGCCCAGAAGGCGCCATCTGATACTGAGCCGGAAGTCGAAATAGAAATAGACAACCCCGACGAGCCGGATACACCTGTATACCACTACATATATCAGGCGGCATCATTCGGATCAGAGATACGGGCGCAGGAATTCAGCAGCAAGCTGGTCGCAAACGGTCTGGATTCATATGTTCAGAGCGGAAAAGGCGGTTCACGCACATGGTACCGGGTCTTTGTACGCCATACAGGAACGCCTGACTCTACAAGTATCATGAGAAAAGTGCTGACAAAATTCGGAATCAAGAAGCCGTTGCTTAAAAGTAAAAAATCTGCTGAATAG
- the argS gene encoding arginine--tRNA ligase — protein MKAKLHLEKVLGSILDTKGWEWPEKAVLEPPKDKKFGDMSANIAMMLSKQAKMNPRAIAEEIRSELDNDQYIEKVDIAGPGFLNFTFSNSFWQAMIPEVIERGEDFGRSDIGKDLKIQVEYVSANPTGPLHIGHGRGAALGDCLVRILEFTGHEVEAEYYVNDAGRQMLILGNSIWVRLQQSQGRDIADPEDFYKGDYIRDIAAEVLERNPSILEMEEDKAVAICREYGMNEILEGIKKDLAAFDVRHDVWFSEKSLVSAGKVDETFTDLIARGMAYEKDGALWFKSTDLGDDKDRVLRKSNGDLTYFASDIAYHDDKYKRGFDKVVDIWGADHHGYIPRMQAAVEALGKKGQLDVILVQLVNLLRGGEQIAMSTRAGKFETLEDVVNEVGRDASRFMFLSRKSDSHLDFDLDLVKQKSMENPVYYVQYAHARICSVIRKAAGQDIQVPAADPAMLGILTNPEELNLMKLMDQFSDVAENASKNMSPHVISYYLRDLAGALHRFYSMHHILSAEKEVIAARLVLLTAVARTLANGLSLLGVSAPESM, from the coding sequence ATGAAAGCTAAACTACACTTAGAAAAAGTTCTCGGTTCCATTCTTGATACCAAAGGCTGGGAATGGCCTGAAAAAGCCGTCCTCGAACCGCCCAAAGATAAAAAATTCGGCGATATGTCCGCAAACATTGCCATGATGCTGTCCAAGCAGGCAAAGATGAATCCACGCGCCATAGCTGAAGAAATCAGAAGCGAACTTGATAACGATCAATATATTGAAAAAGTTGATATTGCCGGCCCCGGCTTCCTCAACTTCACTTTTTCCAATTCCTTCTGGCAGGCTATGATCCCTGAAGTTATTGAAAGAGGTGAAGATTTCGGCCGCAGCGATATAGGCAAAGACCTTAAAATTCAGGTTGAATACGTTTCCGCCAATCCCACCGGACCGCTTCATATCGGGCACGGACGCGGCGCGGCTCTGGGCGACTGTCTGGTACGCATTCTTGAATTCACCGGACATGAAGTTGAAGCTGAATACTACGTCAATGACGCAGGGCGCCAGATGCTTATCCTCGGTAACTCCATCTGGGTCAGGCTACAGCAGTCCCAGGGACGCGACATAGCTGACCCTGAAGATTTCTACAAAGGCGATTACATCAGGGATATCGCAGCAGAAGTACTGGAACGCAATCCCTCCATTCTTGAAATGGAGGAAGACAAAGCCGTTGCCATCTGCCGTGAATACGGAATGAATGAAATTCTTGAAGGCATCAAAAAAGACCTTGCTGCCTTTGATGTCCGCCACGATGTATGGTTTTCCGAAAAAAGCCTTGTCTCTGCCGGAAAGGTTGATGAAACCTTTACCGATCTCATAGCAAGAGGCATGGCTTACGAAAAAGACGGCGCACTCTGGTTTAAATCCACTGATCTGGGTGATGATAAGGACCGGGTTCTGCGCAAATCCAACGGTGACCTGACCTATTTCGCTTCAGATATCGCCTACCACGATGATAAATACAAACGCGGATTCGACAAGGTTGTTGACATCTGGGGGGCCGACCATCATGGCTACATTCCCCGCATGCAGGCCGCAGTTGAAGCACTCGGCAAAAAAGGGCAGCTTGATGTTATCCTCGTGCAGCTTGTCAACCTGCTGCGCGGCGGTGAACAGATAGCCATGTCCACCCGCGCCGGAAAATTTGAAACTCTCGAAGACGTTGTCAACGAGGTCGGCCGTGATGCATCCCGCTTCATGTTTCTGTCCCGTAAAAGTGACAGCCACCTTGATTTCGACCTTGATCTGGTCAAACAGAAGAGCATGGAAAACCCGGTCTACTATGTACAGTATGCTCATGCGCGCATCTGCTCCGTAATCCGCAAAGCCGCAGGTCAGGACATTCAAGTCCCGGCAGCCGATCCCGCCATGCTGGGCATTCTCACCAACCCCGAAGAACTGAACCTCATGAAACTCATGGACCAGTTCTCTGATGTTGCTGAAAATGCAAGTAAAAATATGAGTCCGCACGTCATCAGCTACTACCTGCGTGATCTTGCCGGCGCGTTGCATAGATTTTACTCCATGCACCATATTCTCTCTGCGGAGAAAGAGGTCATCGCCGCACGGCTCGTTCTGCTTACTGCGGTGGCAAGAACTCTGGCCAACGGACTCAGCCTGCTCGGGGTTTCTGCTCCTGAGAGCATGTAA
- a CDS encoding SAM hydrolase/SAM-dependent halogenase family protein, which produces MSKTIALLTDFGLDDPYVGQMKGVLAALAPKSRVIDVSHGVEPFCIAQGAFFLAAALHHFPDETVFVAVVDPGVGSARKIIGVEIGGRIILAPDNGLIELVEAQSKGSIIVTDLSDIAGKMSSSATFHGRDIFAPVAADIACGTSLEKLGPKLPLREIVRTGIEKPRWINNGVETVILHKDRFGNLVLNIPDGQSLPERMSIPEDQLLSCNDLTCVKRVSCYAELETGATGLIAGSQGFYELALNRGAASEMLGLEPGDSLTLKWSAQCGQV; this is translated from the coding sequence ATGAGCAAAACAATTGCGCTTTTGACTGATTTCGGACTGGATGACCCGTATGTGGGGCAGATGAAAGGAGTTCTGGCCGCTCTTGCACCGAAGTCACGGGTGATTGATGTCAGCCACGGGGTTGAACCCTTTTGCATCGCGCAGGGTGCTTTTTTTCTGGCCGCTGCTTTGCACCATTTTCCTGATGAAACTGTTTTTGTCGCTGTGGTCGACCCGGGGGTCGGCAGTGCAAGAAAAATAATCGGTGTGGAGATTGGAGGGCGGATTATTCTGGCTCCCGATAACGGTCTTATTGAACTTGTGGAGGCGCAGTCCAAAGGTTCTATAATAGTTACTGATCTAAGTGATATCGCGGGCAAAATGAGCAGCTCGGCCACTTTTCATGGTCGTGATATTTTTGCCCCTGTTGCTGCTGATATCGCTTGCGGAACTTCTCTTGAAAAGCTCGGGCCGAAACTTCCGCTGCGGGAAATTGTGCGTACCGGAATAGAAAAACCGCGCTGGATCAATAACGGAGTGGAAACGGTTATACTTCATAAAGACCGTTTCGGAAATCTGGTGCTCAATATTCCTGACGGGCAGTCTCTGCCGGAGCGTATGTCCATACCGGAAGATCAGCTCCTTTCCTGTAATGATTTAACCTGTGTGAAGCGGGTTTCCTGCTACGCTGAGCTTGAAACCGGAGCCACAGGGCTGATTGCCGGAAGTCAGGGGTTTTATGAACTGGCCCTGAATCGGGGAGCGGCTTCTGAAATGCTGGGGCTTGAACCGGGAGACAGTTTGACTTTAAAATGGAGCGCGCAATGCGGGCAGGTTTGA